From Antricoccus suffuscus:
TCAGGTACTGCTTGACCTTGGCGATCAGGTTGGTGTCGTGCTCGCGAGTCGGGTCCAGCCAGAAGACCGCAGGGGTGTTCGAGGCGCGCGCGCGGGTGACGGCGAGCTTGACCCAGTCGCGAATCGGCACGTCCTTGGCCTGACAGGCGCGCCAGATGTCGCCGGGCTCGACTTGGTGCTCGATGAGCACGTCACCGGAACCGTTGACAAGCTGTACGACGCCGCGGGCGTCGAGCACGAAGGTCTTGTCGTGGCTGCCGTACTCCTCGGCCGCCTGCGCCATGAGGCCGACGTTGGACACCGAGCCCATGGTGGTCGGGTCGTACGCGCCGTTGGCGCGGCAATCGTCTATGACGGTCTGGTAGACCCCGGCGTAGGAGCTATCCGGGATCACGGCCAGCGTGTCGGCCTCGTCGCCGTCCGGGCCCCACATGTGGCCGGAGGTGCGGATCATGGCCGGCATCGAGGCATCGACGATAACGTCGCTTGGCACGTGCAGGTTGGTGATGCCCTTGTCGGAGTCGACCATCGCGAGTGCCGGACCGTTGGCGATACCTTTATCGATCGCGGCCTTGATCTCGGCACCGTTGGGAAGCGCGTCGAGGCCGGCGAGGATCGAGCCCAGACCGTCGCTCGGGGAGAGACCGGCCGCGGCCAGATCGTCGCCGTACTGGCTGAAGACCTCGGGCAGGAACGCCTTGACGACATGTCCGAAGATGATCGGGTCGGACACCTTCATCATCGTGGCTTTGAGGTGGATCGAGAACAGTACGCCGTCGGCCTTCGCGCGGGCGACCTGTGCCTCAAGGAACTTGTCTAGCGCGGCGGCGCGCATTACGGTGCCGTCGACGACCTCGTCGGCCAGGACCGGGAACGAGTCCTTGAGGACGGTCGTGGTGCCGTCCTCGCCCACGAACTGGATCTTGACCGAGTCATCGGCCGAGATGACGACCGACTTCTCGTTGTGGCGGAAGTCGTCGCTGTCCATGCTGGCGACGTTGGTCTTGGAGTCAGCGCTCCACGCGCCCATCGAGTGCGGGTGGGTGCGTGCGTAGTTCTTCACGGAGGCAGGCGCCCGCCGGTCGGAGTTGCCCTCGCGTAGCACCGGGTTGACGGCGCTGCCCTTGACCTTGTCGTAGCGGGCCCGGACGTCCTTCTCCTCGTCGGTGGCCGGCGACTCCGGGTAGTCCGGAAGTGCGTATCCCTGGCTCTGGAGCTCCTTGATCGCGGCTTTCAGCTGGGGGACCGAGGCGCTGATGTTGGGGAGCTTGATGATGTTGGCTTCCGGCTTCTTCGCCAGGTCGCCGAGTTCTGCGAGTGCGTCCTCGATGCGCTGCTCGGCTGGGAGCCGGTCGCCGAACTGGGCGATGATGCGTCCGGCCAATGAGATGTCCCGAGTTTCGACCTCGACGCCGGCGGTCGAGGCGTAGGCCTCGATCACGGGCAGGAACGAGTAGGTCGCCAGCATCGGCGCTTCGTCGGTGTGGGTGTAGATGATCTTGGCCATCGGCGTGGTGTCTCCTAGAAACGGTTCGCGGGTTGGTGCGTTGCGTCTTATCGTCCCGCTGTAGATAGACGGGACTCAAGAGTCCAGACTATCGTCCGCGCGCCGTACCGCTTCGGCCTACCGAACATCTCACAACGTCATGCGATGTGGTTGGGATGCCGACAACATCGCATGACCTCCCGCTGCCCATCGGGTGCCGTCAGTGGATCAGCCGGCCCTTGGTCTCGGGCGTCAGGAACAGCATGATGGTCGTCACGATCACGAGCAGGCCGCCGGCGATCGCAAACGTGCCGACGTACCCGAAGAACGGGAAGAGCAGGCTACCGAACGCCACCGGCACCAGCGCCGAGACGATCCGGCTGGCGCTCGAGGCCCAGCCAAACCCGGAGGCGCGTAACTCGGTGGGGTAGAGCTCGGAGCAATAGCAGTAGATCGCCGGTATGCAGAATTCGATCACGATGCCGAAGGCCAGGATCCAGAACTTCGCCGGTCCGGGCGACTCGATGAAGATCGCGAACAAGATGATCGAGAGCGTGGTCAGGACGGCCGACCCGAAGATCACCTTCTTGCGGCCAAACCAGTCGACGAGGTACGCCGACACGAGTACGCCGATGATGCCCACGGCAGTGACGCCGGTGGTGACCATGAACGCGACGTACTCGCTGTACTTCGTATCGCGCAAGATCGACGGCAGCCAGATCAGCGCCCCGTAGTAGACGAACAGCACCGAGGAGAAGAGCGCCCATGAGATGAAGGTGACCTTCCAGTCGAACTTCCACAGGTGCCCGACGCGGTTGAGGATGCTCTTGATCGACAACGGCGCTGCCGGCTCCGGCTCGCCCATGACGTATTCGTGGGCCTCGGCACCGGTACGACGCACGAGGTTGTCGATGATCTCACGAGCTTCGGCCTCGCGGCCGCGCCGCAACAGGTACATCGGCGACTCGGGGATCCCACGGCGTACCCACACGACCAACAGCGCCGGCAGGACCATGAACAGCAGCAGGAGACGCCAGTTGCTGACACCCTGTGCGGCGAGGAACGCCGCGACGAGCCCGCAGATTGTGGCGCCGATCGGCCACCACGCGTCCATCGCGGTCAGCGCCCGGCCACGCACCTTGCTCGGAGTGAACTCGCCGACGATCGCGTAGTCAACCGGGATGCAGCCGCCCAGCCCGACGCCCGCCAGGAAGCGCAGAACGATGAACACTTCGTAGTTGGGTGAGCCGGCGCTGAGCACCGATAGCGCCGCGAATATCAGCAGCGAGTAGGTGAAGACCTTCTTGCGACCGATGATGTCGGCGATGCCGCCGAGCAGAATCGCGCCGATCGCCATGCCGATGAGGTTGGTCGTGCCGAGCCAGCCGAGCTGTGCCGCGCTGAGCCCCCAGTCCGCCTTCAGCAGCGGGAAGAGGAACGCGTTGAGGATGACGTCCCAGGCGTCGAACATGAAGCCGAGACCGCCGATGATGAAGATCTTCCCCTGGACGCCCCACCTCCAGGGGAGGTTCTGAACAATCTCGGCGCCGGTGCGCGTGGGTGCAGTCGTCGTCATTTGGTGCTTCCTCCAGGGTCCTGACCGATCATCGACGTCGAGCCGTTAGCGGGATCACACCCATCAGGTATACCAAGTGATATACCAAATGAGCAACAGGTAAACGCGAGAATGTTGCTTGACCGAGACCTGTGGCCGGGTGCGTCAGCTATTCCTGGTCGATTGCGGCGCCAAGGATGTGCACGCGCAGCAGGCTCCCGATCGTGTCTTTATCCCTGGCCCGCAGGGCTTTGAGGATCTTGGCGTGCTGTCTGGCGGACTCGCGGTGGCTGCGTACGACGTGCGGCCCGTCGCCCAATGCGTTCCACAGCAACCGGATGAATGACATCAACATCGGGCTGCGGGCAGCGCCGCAGATGCCGAAATGGAACTGTTGGTTGAGGTCCCGGTACTCGTCGTTGATCTCGCCGAGCTCCCGCATCTTCTTGTCGATCCGGGCCAACTCGTCGATCTGCGTATCGGTGATCGACTCGCAGGCAAGCTCGGCCGCGAGCGATTCGAGCGCCGCGCGAATCGCGAAGTTCTCGTTCCACAGACCGGCGCTGGCCTCCACGACGGTGGAGCCCTTATGCGGGTCGTTGACGACGATTCCTTCGGACTCGAGTCGTCGAAGTGCCTCCCGCACAGGCGTCTGGCTGACCCCGAACTGGATAGCGAGATCCCGTTGCCGAAGGGCCGCGGATGATCTGATCTCGCCCGAGATGATCATTTCGCGCAGCTTCGCGGTGACCATGTCGGCTTTCGAGGTATAGATCATCGGCGGTCCTTGGCGTGTCTATTGAGGTAGCGGGCGACGTACGCCGGAGTGATCGGCAGTTTGATGATATCGACTGCTGCCGGATCGCCGTTGCATAAGGCATCACGTACGCCGCTGGCAAGACAGCCGCCTGCCGCGGTGAGCCCGCCTTCGCCCGCACCGCGTACGCCGAGGGGGTTGGTCGAGGCGGGGAAGTTCGCGCTGATCAACAGTTCCATGTCCGGAATCTCGCAGGCCGTCGGCATCAAGTAGTCCATGAACGTCGTCGACTGGGGCTGGCCGGCCTCGTCGTACGTGAACTCCTCCAGGAGCGAACCGCCGATGCCCTGCGCAATACCGCCGCGCAACTGCCCCTCGATCATCATCGGGTTAACCGCCACGCCGATCTCGTAAGCGACGAGGTAGCGGCGTACCTCCACTTGTCCGGTTTCCGGGTGAATCTCGACTAGGCAGACGTGGGTGCCGTACGGGTAGGTCATGTGGTCGACGGTGAACCGATGACGCACTCGGATCCCGGACGGCTCGTCTTCGTGTAAGTAAATCGATCCTGGCATGCTGGCGGCAACAATCTCGGCAAATGTCTTGCGCTGATTGGGATCCAGCCGACTCTGCACGGTCGAACCGTTGATGACGAGCTCATCCGGAGTATGACCGAGCATTCGTCCGGCGAGCTCGATGAGGCGGGCCGCGACCTTCTTGCATGCCTGGTGGACAGCGCTGCCGGTAACCACGGTCGAGCGGCTGGCCCACGAACCGGTGCCAAACGGTTGCTCTGCGGTGTCGCCGTTTATGACGTCGATCTGGTCCATGCCAACCGGAAGCACGTCGGCGGCGACCTGCGCGAGCGCGGTCTCGATGCCTTGACCGAGCGAAGTGCCTCCGGAGTAGACGCGGACACGGCCGCGGCGGGTGATCTCCACATCGGCCGTGTCGTTGGGTCCGAGGCCACTCTTCTCAAGGAACGTAGCGATACCTAGGCCCATCACGCGCCCTTCGCTGCGGCCGCGGCGTACTTCGTCCTGCCAGCCGAGCTCGGACGCCCGGTCGAGCGTCTTGTTGAACAGCTCGAGAAAGTCGCCCTCGTCGAGAATCACGTCGGTGCCGAGTGTGCTCATCGGTCGTTCGTGGGGCATCTCGTGCGCGGTGAGCAGATTGCGGCGACGGAATTCGACCCGATCGATGCCGACTTCTGCTGCCGCCTTGTCGAATAGCTGCTCACGGCTCGACGTACCTTCGAATCGGCCCGGCGCACGGTAGGTGCCGCATGGTGTCTTGTTAGATAGCGCGACCCGCACATGGCCGTCGTACGCCGGGATTCGGTACGGCCCAGGCAACATCGCGATGGTCAGCTCGGGGACGATGATGCCGTGCGTGCGCGCATAGGCGCCGTTGTCGTGGATGACGTCGGCCTTCAGCCCCAGGATCGTGCCGTCCTTGGCCATTGCGACAGAGAGCTTGTGGCGCTGTTGGCGAGAGTGGTTGACCGCGACGAGGTGTTCGGCGCGGTCCTCGGCCCAGCTGACCGGACGCTTTGCGCGTCGTGCGAGCCACGGGATCAGAAAGTCCTCAGGGTAGAACTCGCCGCGGACGCCGAATCCGCCGCCGGCATCGACTGCGTGCATGTGGATCTTCTGCTCGTCGAGCTCGAGCATGTCGCTGAGTACGCGTCGGTTGAAGACCGGCACCTTGGTGCTGCCGAAGATCTCCAGGGTGTCCAGCGCGACGGGATCGACGACAAGCGTGCGCGGTTCCATCGGTACGGCGGAGTGCCGGCCGATATCGAACGTCAGCTCGGTGACATGGTGCGCCGCGGTGAACGCGTCGG
This genomic window contains:
- a CDS encoding NADP-dependent isocitrate dehydrogenase; its protein translation is MAKIIYTHTDEAPMLATYSFLPVIEAYASTAGVEVETRDISLAGRIIAQFGDRLPAEQRIEDALAELGDLAKKPEANIIKLPNISASVPQLKAAIKELQSQGYALPDYPESPATDEEKDVRARYDKVKGSAVNPVLREGNSDRRAPASVKNYARTHPHSMGAWSADSKTNVASMDSDDFRHNEKSVVISADDSVKIQFVGEDGTTTVLKDSFPVLADEVVDGTVMRAAALDKFLEAQVARAKADGVLFSIHLKATMMKVSDPIIFGHVVKAFLPEVFSQYGDDLAAAGLSPSDGLGSILAGLDALPNGAEIKAAIDKGIANGPALAMVDSDKGITNLHVPSDVIVDASMPAMIRTSGHMWGPDGDEADTLAVIPDSSYAGVYQTVIDDCRANGAYDPTTMGSVSNVGLMAQAAEEYGSHDKTFVLDARGVVQLVNGSGDVLIEHQVEPGDIWRACQAKDVPIRDWVKLAVTRARASNTPAVFWLDPTREHDTNLIAKVKQYLTEHDTDGLQIEIMSPVEATAFSLERIRKGEDTISVTGNVLRDYNTDLFPILELGTSAKMLSIVPLINGGGLFETGAGGSAPKHVQQLMKENHLRWDSLGEFLALASSFEHMATTTNNARAQILADTLDRATGTFLDENKSPSRKSGEIDNRGSHYYLALYWAQELAAQTEDADLAAAFTEVAQGLAGNEEAINAELLGVQGSPADLGGYYRPDDAKAEAIMRPSATLNKVLASLTD
- a CDS encoding MFS transporter, giving the protein MTTTAPTRTGAEIVQNLPWRWGVQGKIFIIGGLGFMFDAWDVILNAFLFPLLKADWGLSAAQLGWLGTTNLIGMAIGAILLGGIADIIGRKKVFTYSLLIFAALSVLSAGSPNYEVFIVLRFLAGVGLGGCIPVDYAIVGEFTPSKVRGRALTAMDAWWPIGATICGLVAAFLAAQGVSNWRLLLLFMVLPALLVVWVRRGIPESPMYLLRRGREAEAREIIDNLVRRTGAEAHEYVMGEPEPAAPLSIKSILNRVGHLWKFDWKVTFISWALFSSVLFVYYGALIWLPSILRDTKYSEYVAFMVTTGVTAVGIIGVLVSAYLVDWFGRKKVIFGSAVLTTLSIILFAIFIESPGPAKFWILAFGIVIEFCIPAIYCYCSELYPTELRASGFGWASSASRIVSALVPVAFGSLLFPFFGYVGTFAIAGGLLVIVTTIMLFLTPETKGRLIH
- a CDS encoding GntR family transcriptional regulator encodes the protein MIYTSKADMVTAKLREMIISGEIRSSAALRQRDLAIQFGVSQTPVREALRRLESEGIVVNDPHKGSTVVEASAGLWNENFAIRAALESLAAELACESITDTQIDELARIDKKMRELGEINDEYRDLNQQFHFGICGAARSPMLMSFIRLLWNALGDGPHVVRSHRESARQHAKILKALRARDKDTIGSLLRVHILGAAIDQE
- a CDS encoding xanthine dehydrogenase family protein molybdopterin-binding subunit, whose product is MTTAPAAAKVPTASLPETVVGSRAARKEDQRLLSGAGNFGHDMQRPRMTHARVIRSGVAHGRIINIDIAEAKALPGVVDVVTAQDLPDMPRIPVRIQVQEVDLDDYLQPVLAFDEVRYVGEPVAVVLAEDAYVAEDAAELVVVEIDELPVTLDTTAVDDGADVTIAADFSMGFGAVADAFTAAHHVTELTFDIGRHSAVPMEPRTLVVDPVALDTLEIFGSTKVPVFNRRVLSDMLELDEQKIHMHAVDAGGGFGVRGEFYPEDFLIPWLARRAKRPVSWAEDRAEHLVAVNHSRQQRHKLSVAMAKDGTILGLKADVIHDNGAYARTHGIIVPELTIAMLPGPYRIPAYDGHVRVALSNKTPCGTYRAPGRFEGTSSREQLFDKAAAEVGIDRVEFRRRNLLTAHEMPHERPMSTLGTDVILDEGDFLELFNKTLDRASELGWQDEVRRGRSEGRVMGLGIATFLEKSGLGPNDTADVEITRRGRVRVYSGGTSLGQGIETALAQVAADVLPVGMDQIDVINGDTAEQPFGTGSWASRSTVVTGSAVHQACKKVAARLIELAGRMLGHTPDELVINGSTVQSRLDPNQRKTFAEIVAASMPGSIYLHEDEPSGIRVRHRFTVDHMTYPYGTHVCLVEIHPETGQVEVRRYLVAYEIGVAVNPMMIEGQLRGGIAQGIGGSLLEEFTYDEAGQPQSTTFMDYLMPTACEIPDMELLISANFPASTNPLGVRGAGEGGLTAAGGCLASGVRDALCNGDPAAVDIIKLPITPAYVARYLNRHAKDRR